A region from the Candidatus Zixiibacteriota bacterium genome encodes:
- a CDS encoding gas vesicle protein K encodes MTMNRTVETDIPETFIKEIGKSQAAIGERIDANPANVEKGMAKLVLTVVELIRKLMEKQAMRRVEGGTLTDEEIERIGETLMKLEDKMQELKEVFGLKDEELNLNLGPLGDLI; translated from the coding sequence ATGACAATGAATAGAACTGTCGAGACAGATATCCCTGAGACGTTCATCAAGGAGATAGGAAAATCGCAGGCTGCTATCGGCGAGAGAATTGATGCCAACCCTGCAAATGTAGAGAAGGGAATGGCAAAACTCGTCCTGACAGTCGTAGAGTTGATCAGAAAGCTAATGGAAAAACAGGCAATGAGAAGGGTAGAGGGAGGCACTCTCACCGATGAGGAGATAGAAAGAATTGGCGAGACTTTGATGAAATTAGAAGACAAAATGCAAGAGCTGAAAGAGGTATTTGGCCTTAAAGACGAAGAGCTCAATCTCAATCTAGGACCACTGGGAGATCTGATATAG